The sequence CTTTTAAACATTTCATCAAACTTTATATTTTAGGTATATTCACCATCTGAAAATTCTTATCCAAACAAAGAATATTCATAGAAAGGCAAATAGATCATTTATTATGGGAAAGGAAATCAAGTTTAGTCTGGTTTATCGCGATATGTGGCAGTCATCCGGCAAGTATGTACCAAGAGTTGATCAATTAAAAGAAATTGCACCTATTATTATTGAAATGGGTTGTTTCGACCGTATCGAAACCAATGGAGGCGCATTTGAACAAGTCAACTTATTATATGGGGAAAACCCAAATCATGCTGTGAGGGAATGGACAAAACCTTTTAACGAGGCAGGGATTCAAACGCATATGCTTGAACGAGCATTGAATGGAATCAGAATGTTTCCGGTTCCGGCTGATGTTCGAAGATTAATGTATAAAGTAAAAAAAGCGCAGGGTGTTGATATTGCTCGCTCTTTTTGTGGTTTGAACGATCATCGTAACCTGGAGAACTCAGTTCGTTTTGCTAAAGAAGCAGGCATGATTTCACAAGGAACTTTGAGTATTACATACTCTCCAATCCACACAGTTGATTATTATGTTGGCGTTGTAGACAAATTGGTTGAATATGGAACAGATGAAATCTGTTTGAAAGATATGGCTGGAATTGGTCGTCCGGTTGAACTTGGTTTATTAACCAAAGCCATTAAAGACAAATATCCTCACCTGATTGTACAATACCACGGTCACATTGGGCCTGGTTTTTCTGTTGCCTCAATGCTTGAAGTGGCACGTGCTGGTGCAGATTATGTAGATGTTGCTATGGAGCCTTTGTCATGGGGAATGGTGCATCCTGATGTAATTACTATTCAAGCTATGCTAAGAAATGCTGGTTTTGATGTAGCTGATATTAACATGGAAGCCTATATGGAAGCGCGTTCGATGACTCAAAAATTCATGGATGATTTTCTGGGCTTATTCATCGATCCAAAAAACCGTCTCACTTCTTCCCTATTGGTTTCCAGTGGACTACCCGGAGGTATGATGGGCAGTATGATGGCTGACTTGAAAGGAGTGCAAGAAGGATTAAACCGTTTTCTTGAATCTCAAGGAAAATCGGCTTTATCCGAAGATGCATTGATGGTTAAACTGTTTGATGAAGTTAGCTATGTGTGGCCAAAATTGGGCTATCCACCACTGGTAACGCCTTTCAGCCAGTATGTAAAAAACATTGCCTTGCTGAATGTGATGTCCCTATTACAAGGGAAAGAAAGATTTGCAAATATTGACAACAATAGTTGGGACATGATTTTAGGAAAAGCTGGAACACTTCCAGGTGAGCTTGATCCTGAAATTCTTGAACTGGCAAAGTCTAAAGAAAAGAAATTCTATACAGGTGTTCCACAGGATGCATATCCAGACGTGTTGGATGAGTATAGAAAGAAGATGGATGACAATGCATGGGAATACGGACCTGATGATGAAGAGCTCTTTGAATATGCCATGCACGAACGTCAGTATGAAGACTATAAATCAGGCCTTGCAAAAAACAGATTCCAGGAAGAGCTTGGAAAATTGAAAGAAGAAAAACACCCCGTAAAAAGTAGCGACAAACAGCAACCCGATGAAGCGTTAAACGCAAGATCCATTAAATCACCTTATTTGGGAACCGTTTACTTCAATATGAACTATTATATGCGCGAAGATGATATGACTGTTGGAACTCAGGTTGTAAAAGGTCAGCGACTTTGCTATATTTTATCGGATTTGAATTATCGTGAAATTGTTTCTGAATACGATGGGGAAATTACTGATATATATTACAAACAAGGTGAATCATTGCATAAGGGTGATGTGATTATGAAGATTCGGTAAATTGTTGAATTATTGAAACTACATTATCGATTGTTTGAAACGTCATTAATTTTTTTTCATTACGTCATCCTGAATCCAGCAAGAAGAACCGTCATTGCTAATATCGTGAAGCCTGTCTGCCGACAGGTAGGCAATATCCAATAAAGTAAAACTCATTTGAACAGGGTTTCCGTTTCAACTCAGCAGATTGCCACGTCCTTTGTCCTCGCAATGACGAACTAAAGATAATTCCTTATCCCATCACCAAAAAACCGTCTTTGCGAACGCAGTGAAGCAATCTCCAATAAAGTAAGACTCAATTCAAAAGGTTTCTGTTGCAATTCAGCAGATTGCCCACTTGAATGAACATGTCAGGCAGGCTGCGCCCTTTGTCCTGGAAATGATAAACTAAGGCACTTTGATACTGCTTTTTTAATCCGCCCAAACATCCCTCTTTTCATTCCTTCCTGTATAGTCAGGGAAATACATCATGCTCACCTGAACAGGCAATAAAGTAGCTCGTCCGGTAAATCTTGGAATCAGATTTATTGAAGTACTGTATTTTCCTTTTGGCAGATTTCTGCAAAAAATAACAACTTTGTTATCAAAATACTGTCTGTGAATTTCATTTGGGAAATTGCCTGCTGTTTTATCTCCATAGGAACATGAGGACGGAATAGGAATTTCTATCATCACATAATCCGTTTTCTTCTTGGCAATAATATGAACATTCAACTGATTCGTTATCCCCTTTTCTAATTCATCTATTTTACTTCCGTTCAAACTCATCCATGAGTTTATTCTGTAAATACTATCAACTGGCTGAGGATTTCGTTCATCTTTATATTCATAAATAGAGAAATATAGAGGTGAACCAGTTTTTGTGATTCCAACAGTTGCATCAGTTGAAAAATCTTTGGTATGTGGAAATGATTTAGGATTGAAAACTATATCATCAATTCTATAAAAAACTGTAGCAACTAATTCTTTATCAACTGAATTGATTGCTATTAAATCATCAACTATCGTTTTGATTAAAGTTGCTTTTTCAACGGTATTTCGTGCTTTATCTCTATGGGTCAAAAAATACGCCCGACTTTGCTCCAATAATTTAGCATGATCAATACTATCATTTTTCAAAACGTCATAGGCCAAGGATGATGTTTGAAGGATATTGGTTTTAAAACTCAATACATTTTCACCCCAATAAATTCCTTTTTTTGTTTTTTGTATAGCATTCAAAACAGGCATAATATCATAATCAACACCGTGTAATTGTTTAATGCTTATTAACCGGAATTCATCCTGTAAACTCAATTTGAAAGAATCATATTTCTCGATTAAGTTGCTATATGGCATTTCAGGATAAAAGTCAGCCAATAACAGCAAGGCATATAAACTTTCTGACAAGTCAAATCGTTGAAAATTAGCTTTTAAATAAGCAGCCCCTTTATAATGAGCTCTTGTATGATATCCTTCTTTGGAAGCCATTTGAAGTGCTTCAATAATGTAAACTGTCATCCAAATCTCTGTTGGATTATTAGTACTCCACCAACCCCAGGAACCATCTTCTCGCTGATTCTTTTCAAGCGTTTTTATCAGTTTTACAATTAATCGATCATCTTCAAACTCTCTCCCTAGTGCTTTGTTAATAGATTTTTCAGCTAATAGAGCTTTCAGTTTGGACGCATTTTGTTCGTTACAACCGTAATTGTAGTTTTTGAGTTCATTGACTGTTTCCAATACAAAATCGAGTCGATTGTTACTCATAACGACCTTTCTTTTGTTTAATGTCTTATCAGAATCTAACGTTATTGTTGTGTCATTCCTTGCTGTAAAGTGATTTCCTGTAACGATTTCAATTCCACTAAAATAAACAGGAAGTTTTCGCTTCTCACCATCGATGTAATTATCCGCAGTTTCAAAGGCATAAGTAATATCAAATTTTCCTTTTTTCTGAATGTTTAAAAAGAATGAATCAATATGCAATTTATCAATGGTCAAACTAAATGATTTGTATTTTTCCTCATTTAAGCTAAAACTTGAATTCAGTTCAATCTTCTCTCCCGAATAGTTCAGTATTTTTCCCAATATCAATAGAGAATCATTTTCAACATAAAACTTAGGCAATGAAAGATTTGCTGAAACAGGTTTGTAGGCTTTCGTTGAAAGTGTCGCTATTCCTGTATTCTTTTTATAATCAATAGCAGGAACAATTGTTTTCCAAGAGGTTTGGTTATCAGGAAAAGTCACTGTAAAATGGGCTTCTCCTTTTTTATCTGTTATTAAATTGGGGATGAAATAGGCATAATCTCTAAAATTTGATCGTATTCTGTTGGCGTTCTCATCATTTTTCAAAGCTTCCATACGGGCTTTCATTTCATCATTAATTGTCTCAGAATCTAATAATCTATAATTAATGCTTTGATCTCGTTTGGGTAAATTGATTTTTGACACTCTCTTTCCAATGCTTTGCGTTAAACGCAATGGGGCTCTCAATACATTTCTACTGGAAGCAATCTTAACTTCCTGCATTTCAAAATTGCCACTGTTTATTCCATCAATATAATAATCATTTTGAGGTGATGCAGCATACGTATAGGAGTTTTGGGTATTATCTGCAAATCCACGATAGCTTACTTGATAGTCGACACCAAAGCCATCAGGCAAATATATTTTCATCAAAGTATTCTTTTGAAAATTTGCAAAAACATCATACAGATTATAAAACTTACCTCCATTGTAAATCTTGAATTGATAATTAGCTGACTCAATATTCCTGATTTCAAAATAGCCTAACTGATTACTTACGGCTCCTGCTTTAAATACACCATCTTCCTCCAGAAAAATAACCACCTGATCAAAAGGATTGCTGTTTTTATCCATGATGTATCCGCTTATCATAGTTTTTTGATCAACATTTTTCATAACGTCTCTCGAAAATTCTGAAAGAATACTTGGAGGAGTTGTGAATACACGCAGCGGAGGCATATTCAATTCAATTATTTCATTTTCTTTTTTCTGCAACAGAGCGTAATCATTTGGAAGAAAATCGTCTTCTTCTAAAATCAGGTAATTGCTTCCATTGCCTTTTATTTCGTAGCCATTCAACCGACACATCGTGCTATCCGTTGCAATAAAAATCATATCGTATTTCGCTGGATACAGATAATTTATATTTGGCATATTGCTAAAATAGATACGGGAAAGCTTTGGATCAAACTTATTAAACAACCATATTTTTTGAATTACTTTTTTAGCATTCACTTTATAAATAAAGTTTGAATAAGGTCTTACTGTAAAGTTTTTAACATAATTCGTTAGTGAAGGATGAATTCGCTTTGGGCTTTGTTGAACAACCGGTGGTTGTGGTTTAGCAATAACTACAGGTGCTGGCTTAGGTAATTCCAATGCTCTTTCAGTCAACACCATAGTAGTATTCATAAAC is a genomic window of Bacteroidota bacterium containing:
- a CDS encoding oxaloacetate decarboxylase, whose amino-acid sequence is MGKEIKFSLVYRDMWQSSGKYVPRVDQLKEIAPIIIEMGCFDRIETNGGAFEQVNLLYGENPNHAVREWTKPFNEAGIQTHMLERALNGIRMFPVPADVRRLMYKVKKAQGVDIARSFCGLNDHRNLENSVRFAKEAGMISQGTLSITYSPIHTVDYYVGVVDKLVEYGTDEICLKDMAGIGRPVELGLLTKAIKDKYPHLIVQYHGHIGPGFSVASMLEVARAGADYVDVAMEPLSWGMVHPDVITIQAMLRNAGFDVADINMEAYMEARSMTQKFMDDFLGLFIDPKNRLTSSLLVSSGLPGGMMGSMMADLKGVQEGLNRFLESQGKSALSEDALMVKLFDEVSYVWPKLGYPPLVTPFSQYVKNIALLNVMSLLQGKERFANIDNNSWDMILGKAGTLPGELDPEILELAKSKEKKFYTGVPQDAYPDVLDEYRKKMDDNAWEYGPDDEELFEYAMHERQYEDYKSGLAKNRFQEELGKLKEEKHPVKSSDKQQPDEALNARSIKSPYLGTVYFNMNYYMREDDMTVGTQVVKGQRLCYILSDLNYREIVSEYDGEITDIYYKQGESLHKGDVIMKIR